In Rhopalosiphum padi isolate XX-2018 chromosome 3, ASM2088224v1, whole genome shotgun sequence, the genomic stretch AACGACGTTGGCTTCAACGATAGAGTTATACGCAAAAACTTCttatggtaaatttaaattactaatcaTTACGGTaaatatattacgatatttattatgtattattgttttttattctttcaGTAAAATCTACGGTATTGTATTGTGCCAACTGCTAATCGCTATAGCATTTATGACTGTGGCAACTTTTCACGATCCCACTagactttttttaaaatcatatccTAGCCTCAGGATCATCACAAGTATTATtactttaagtattttaataacactCGCTTTCTGTGAAAAATTACGCCGCAAGAGtcctattaactatattttcttGTTTGTAATTACCATAGCTCTATCATTTTTATTAGCAGTGACTGTGTCTCGTTACTATCCCAAACAAGTGCTTTCGGCTCTCAGCCTagctacaataatatgttttgctCTCACAATATTTGCACTTCAGACTAAAATAGATTTTACAGTCATGGGTAGTACCTTAATGgtagctataataattttaatggttgCGTCTATCGTCGTTATATTATACCCTGCTAAATTAATGACACTCATAATTTCATGTGCAGgatcaataatatattcgttttttcttatttatgaCACCCAAATGATGGTCGGCAGTAACCATAGATATTCAATAACTCCAAAAGAATATATACTTGCAGTATTAGCCATTTATATAGACGTAATTAACATTTTCTCCgatatatttaccattattgttgTTGgtgattaaacaatatttatgtgttaggattataaataatataacacaacttTTGAATGtttccttaaaataataattgtagattaTTCcttttgtcaattatttttctaagtaaataatatagtttaatatgttaaatactttttcttattaaatatttatagaaaaataatatagaaaaaaaaaatttaatatacatgtttaataatttatgtttttaaataatttgtgcaAATCTAGTATGTATTTTATCTAGAGTAattcattttgtaaaaaaaaaaaatatattttttaagaaataattatatttgtttaattaacatacataaaaaagttaattttttaatttataaattatactactattaattatactattaaattatattcactaatgttaattatttttgtacacaatatCATGAATTGTTTACAtcgtatgtatatgtataaccaTCGGTACCTATCTagtatctatacatatttttaacttatttatattttatcataacttGATATGTTTTTTAGatcattgaattttatttaatgaatattttacatgtataaattataataattgatgatacacaatataaaaatgtaattgttttgttttgtattaaatgatcttaaaatattcaagttaaacaatgatattttgtttttagtattttacattaataatccAGAAAACCAACTCATGAAATATGATACTTAGTCTTTTAGTAGACATTCTAATTGATTATTTactttgtacatattaaaagaattgttgttgttttgttaatttttcatatttaaaatatgcaaaacatGTAAGATAAAATTAGGATTATACAAACAGTTTTAGTTAaatgttatgttaaataatgGGTCATATAACTCACATAGGCACATAGCTAATAGTTTAtcaggtatatttaaaataaatttaggtacTTAGATTAAATAATGGTATATGAAAATCCTTGTGAcatgttataatttgttaaaagatCAATGTTTGGAACTTTCaccaaaaaattatagttatttgaattCCTCAAAAATAtctattgcaataatattaacttattcaaggtaatttttttttttttttttattaaaaataaaggctTCGACATCTATGGTCATTAGCCTATACAGTGTTAAATTAACTTAGAATTATAGATATGATAGATAagattacaatatacaatattacaagatcataaaataaataaggttttacattttaaaagtatatatataatatacataagtatttacatttgggatattataataagtttataagatTAATAgatctgtaaaaattaaaaatggcgtCAACGTTAGCTTCCCCTAATGCTTCCTCCATATTAGTAGGGTGACTTAGAATTTTACATTCTTCATTAAACATAGGGCAGTGAAGTGTGATATGCTCGATTGACAAAATTTCATTGCATTGATGGCAGATTGGCTGTTCTTCTTGTAGGTTGAATAAATAAGAATGGGTGAGCCGTGTATGGCCAATTCTAGCTCTAGTGGTGACAATGTCTACTAGACGTGCTGTATTAGTGGGAGGACACCATTTTTTGATggtctttttttatattttttaatttattatttattatgcaatcCCACTGGGATTGCCACTGTTGGAGAGCTATTGTATTGCCTATTCTCAATATGTCTTTATATGGTAGTGATTTAATTTCAATTGAATCAGTGGATAATATAGCTTGGTTTGCTAATAGGTCAACTTCTTCATTCCCAGTGATGCCAGTATGAGAAAGGACCCACATGAactcgataatattatttgatttggaCGTTATGTTGAGTATTTGTTGGGAGATTTCATTAGACTGGTTAGTTGATAGGAGAGAAGTTAGGGCACTGAGAGAGTCgcttatgattaattatttgtataaattttctCTTAAATACTTACCATCATAGTGCTATAAacaattttgtgaaaaaaaaaaatgaaaactgaaataaataaatgtataattggaAAAATTGTTACATTTCTGCtctcgtgatttttttttactttcttttCACTTCTTAACTTTTACTTCTATCTCTATTGTTTGATATTTATCTCAAAATTTTCTCTCTGTGGAcagttttttagttataaataaatataattttaaaagtcttaaggtctattttatatattctaacTTCAAATCTTGTTTCTAGATGGCTTAGTATATACCATGTATATGTGTAGACAGACACTTGGATTAGGTATGTTTTCTCTGTGAACTGTTGAACTATGGATGttaatttttgtcaattttaGTACATAGCTGACCGATAgctactatttatactatttatttagtaaaatgaaTATTTCTTAACTGGGTGTCTAACAAGATTCAATTAGAtgccaatttataaaatatatttctaaaatttacatatgatgcatatacctaactattatttagattttagaataaCATAGGTTATATCTATAGAATTAAGTCCAATAGAGCAGTAAAGCAGTATAACACAGtaaaactaaacaattataGATAAACAAACATTAAGTTTTAGAACAATCAATTAGTGGTGTcgtcatttataaaaatgtagtaattatattaatgctttattaaattaatattttaaagtttttttttttttaaatattaaaatataacaaaatactaGTTAATgtacttagtataatatattgtctgattatttaaaatttaaaaagtatgattcacaatatatataaaaatatatatttgataaatatttgcataggaactatttaatattgtataagtaataagtatatttggTTTACAGAGTGAAATATGAATCTGTTGAAATTGGAAATCACATTTGTTACAATTTcggtagaaaattatattataatattaatatattaatatattattttgaactaaTAAGTtcctaacttaaaaataaaaattttaaattaatacataagtaGTAAATAATCGTGCActctatttactattttactaggtaaatttatagatttttaaataattaaattatccaaATTAAATCTAATACTTAATAGTACTAACTTAAACTTTGGTTTAGAATGATTCAATTCATGACAAAATTGAGAAATAAAGATTTGGCCTTCActcttcaaattttatttttctttatttactgAATccggtttgtttttattttgttaaacataTTTAGTTCACAGCTATCAGAATTATGATTAAACTGTttggttaaattttaattgacattgtataaatattttatttttggtaagcttattaaaaactattgacTGAATGTTGAATGGAAAGGGTATACTTGTACAGTTGAACGTTCTTGTGAATTTTTCCAAGTGAACTAAATTACTCATTCAGTTAggtaaaacataatacaataattttaatttaaatgaaatatcatcaataattcatattatacaaataaaaattatgattttaaactatttcaatcttaaacatacaattttaaatacaattcattAGTTATATTcagaaatataatacctatacagtactcattaaaatatattaatatgtcattatttttatttaattatttgcttagatcatacaatttatagtaatataatttaatatcagatATCAGTCGTGGACAGGGTTagaatgtttttcaaaaaaattgttttaaacattttatacataaatatttgtgtatatatatatatatatattaaaaaaagtgggcaagtgggtatcgctctgctgtatagtagagatggagagtaggtcactggtcgtgtggatgtgttaaatttaaatgcaatgacgggtatcattgtatacaaaaaacgattctgaacggagatgatttgtcagtcaatgataattagttagatatattatattattattacttatatttaaattgcaatatatcgttattttacgcgatttcgtaaaaaaataaatttcatacgctcataaaatgttttctatattgacgctggaattttttttttacaattacttaaaggaaaactttTTGCGGCGTTGCATAAGTATTGCGAAAGCTGTTCCCGCGACGCCGTCCGTTCTAAACTAGAAAAAGAAGGTATGCCATATAACTTTGAtgcagataataaaataatgatgttaatttatattttataatagaccTATGTACCTATGTTAACTTGAAACAAAGCAatgttatgaattaaatttatttttattagttgtttAGAACATTACAAAAACCCATCTAAAAAACGTTTTgctttatttatagaaatatgttttttcaaGCCCTAGGTgtgaatgtattatatattatattaatacctattaggtataccaattataaaatattaagttatcaaATCGTGatgaaatatgtattatcaGTGCACACGTCTGGCGCGGACTACGTTGGAAAATGGCGTATGCGGAACTAGTAAATCACCGATCGAAAGTACGGAATTTGCCTCATTTCAAAGTTACTgagataataacaacaaattatatcGGTCCCTTGGACCATAGGTCTACTATGTACGGAGCCATGCTCGTCTCGCCTGTGGCCTCGGGCCAGTGCAAACGATTCGACACGTACAACCTTAGATCATTTACTATGGATAGAGCCATAGTCCCGATATTTGAAGCACATATAAGCGACAAATCTCTCCATTCATTGACATTCATTATCTGCACATTCGCGAGTGTACTTGTCGCATATTCATTCTAATGtttttacctaacctaacctaacactGCACCAGTTCCGAATAAATATGCGACGAATATACTCGCGCATGCGCAAATAATGAATATCAAGGAGAGACTCGTCGCTAAATGTCCTTCAAATTGTTTACACAGGCGAGATAGGCCATGGCTCCATCcatagtatatgatattatgatctaAGCGTACAACATACGAAGTGACGAGATGCGTCATTTGCACATGCACAGGTATACTCGTCGCGTATTTATACCTATGTACCTCGTACTCGAAAAGCGTATAGTCCCTCGACGAGACGCGCCGTTTGCGCATGCGTgagtacccccccccccccactaaAATTCGTCAACAATGGTCGTTCGGATTGTATCAGAGTTATAGATAGAACTAATAATATCGGTGATATACGTCCACTGATCGCGGGAACTGCGGTTAGTGTCGTGAGTAGACTCGTGTGGTTCGCACGTTGTTAACTGTGGTGTCcgttatcaattaatatttaaaccatgAGTGCTGGCGGGATTTATGATGCTAGCGGAAACGATCCGTTAGTGTTTGACCTTGGATCTCATTCAATACGTTTTGGGTTCTGCGATCGCAATTCGCCACACTCAGATATACCAGCCGTGGTCGGTACCCTGTTGGATGGCACCGAGTCGACTGAGCGCCGTACTGATCGTATCAAGGAAAGTTTAACGTATTATGCGAACACCAACACTTTGTGCGTCCCTCGTGAAGGTAAGTTTTAAAACGTACTCCGTATGAAAAGTTCGATTTGAAAACAGTGCAATAAAAAGTCCTAGTAACATTTTCGAgtcttaaaatacaaattattcaataaacaaaatttaaattaaaaaaataattaaaatacctatataagtatttcattttcttattaatattaatttataattcctGATACCTacaattaacaaatttttaatgttccataggtaaattaaaataagttaaaattcaaAGTCTAAAAACACTTACTAATTAtccatttcaaaaaattaaattattgtttattcaagtgtagttaaaacaattataatattatacaagaaaattgtatgaataatttgtatttttggataaattgtataacatgtACTCCGAGTTTTTGTACAACAGTAAAACAATTGAATCCTGACTTTTTAACTAACTATTTAAAAtctgatattttgatttatcacctttaaaagattttttttgtttctttttttaggCATGGAACTTAAAAACATTATGCTCAATGGTTTAATCGAAGATTGGGATGCGTTTGAATACCTAATGGATTATGCTTATTCAAAGTGCTTATTCACTGATCCCCAGTTTCATCCTGTTGTATTTACTGAATCGccattaaatacaaaacaaaatagagAGAAACTAACAGaattaatgtttgaaaaatacaatGTGCCAGGGATTATGGTTTGCAAGAATGCTGCAGCAGCAGCTTTTTCTTGTACCATCCCCACAGGTATTATTGTTGATAGTGGTGCTACACATACATCTGCCATCCCAATCTATCAAGGATATGTAATATGCAACGCTATTGTCAGTACTCCAATGGGAGGAAATTTCATTATCAAAAGATGCCAACAGCACTTCTATGTTAGTAAAATTATAGTCCTTGCACCtacctatttacctatttatttaattagaatattttttatttgacaactatgaattattttaatttgtttttcagaataataaaattgatgtgATTCCAAATTACCTTGTTGCTAATAAACAATGGGTAAAACCAAAAAAAGCACCGATATGGTCTAGAAAAAATATGCTCCCCAAAGTAACTGATACTTGGCATAACTATATGTGTAAATCAGTTCTTGAAGACTTTCAGCATACTGTGTTAGAAGTTGCTGAAGATccacttgataataataaaataactaacttACCTACTTGTCATTATGAGTTTCCTAATGGTTACAATCAAGTAAATACTTAAATCTCTAATcatcaattttaaatgtataaacataaaaagtaaatgagaataataagatgaatatttttatacacacaacttaaaataatataattcaaaatgttatcatattttctgaatattttattaaaaagtcatattaattacataatgtattatattgacataGATTATTACttgggtataaaaaaaaaaagtctaaaaatataattaaaagtaattgtgTTTGGTTTATTTCAATTAAGTGTTATAATTTGATGGATTATTCATACcaaaataaacgttttaataaattattatccaatttaaaaacaaaataatttataagtttagtaAGATGTAAAACCCCCTttttatgaaacatattttagttcaaaaacttagactatttgattattaactaaaatataacatcaaattttaaaacatcaaattGTTATgactacttaatttaaaaaccgCCTCACCTACATATGTTGTTTTCGTCTTACTAACATACAACAGAatatttgcgttcagcagaatccattttatattgttagctTTTATATTAGATTTGGTTTaccttattatcaaacttaaaggtaagaatatcaAGGTAAAAAATATCAAGGCCAGGACATATTATCTAAGAAATCTCATAgaatcttattaatattataattatgaagcaagttatagaattttaaggtagtaatattttatataactataactcatttaaaaaatatatatatacatcaataaaagcctataaaattctatacaaaatattcttacctttaagtgtGATAAATGGGGATtcgatcataatattaaagctaataacaTAAAATGGATTATGCTGAATACAAATCTGCTATGCTGTACATTAAGGACGGAAAAAACACATGCGGGTAAAACATTCtcttaattatcattataaatattacatagtcCTCAAGCAGGTATACACTGatagttaatacataaataatttttgtataatatgttcttccatgttttatgtaatatttgatttcagtatatttaaataataaaaatatttaactacctattgattattattaatatcattactaAATGATTAAAtcattagatttaatttaaaataataattaatcatatttaaatataggtactataaattgtataataatgtaaaagattttacaaattttaggaATTTGGCGACGAAAGGTTCAAAATACCAGAATTATTATTCTGTTCTGATATTAAAAAGAATCACTTGTTCAGCCTAAGTGAAATTGTCCACCTTTGTGCATCATTATGCAGTAAAGAAATGAGAGACGAattatatgacaatattatactaactgGAGGAAATTCTTTAATAAAAGTAAGTTATTAACATGTAATTGTATATTGAAAAAGTTGTTTATGTACTGATACCTATGTAAAGGGTTTTCCACGGAGATTACATAAAGATATTTCTATGGATTTAAAATGTCCAAGATTGAAATTAACTGCACCTATCAATTCAACTGCTAGAAGATTTGGTGCATGGATTGGTGGTTCATTATTAGCCACAGGtgaaaaatttaatgatttgtgGTTTAGCAGCGGCGAGTATTATGAAAGAggcacaaataaaattaatctcaaccatcgttatatttaatattttttttatatatatattgaggtTTAATGCTATGGTATTTTTACTAAGTTTTTATGGTAGATATAGTTTAAGTTTAAGATAAAGTAGGTTACACATAACGTGACcatgatttttttcttcaaagcGGGAcaactgtacattttaataggAAAACGATATAATGTTGCGTCAAATTACaacactaaaaatatagtaaaacacaTTGCGTTGACGCAGTGACAGCGATAACTAGCTGCAGCTACAATTAGAtacttatttttgtatcatttttatCTATGGACTAAGGACTATTGGTTTTAGTGTTttacagtatacagtatacattattaatttaataatttatgattttgattGTGATCATTAAATACCTACCACAGGTCGACTTTTCTTAAAGTGAGACATTTTTAGGTTCTTTGAGGATATCGGGACAAAAAGCTCGAAAGAGGAACGTATGGTCACGTTAGTTATACATAGGTTACAAATGAttaggatttttaattttttttaatttgaaaatgttaagcagatagttaaatagatattttaattacttaagttATTAAGTAAgttagaaattaattatatattatattcaagttaAGTAGACAACTCTGGGGTTGCCTATTCCATAGGAACATGGCTTAACTACCCACATAAGCGTGCGCACAGGGGGGGGGGGCcgaaatttttatacatagtaatacatgttctaaacataacaatttttgatttttcaaaaatcataaaacattaaataggtaggtgaaaaataactgatacacaatgataataaataataataaattaaatgtctttaaaaataaaattgataatatattatgtcatattaccATTACACATTGCGAAACTGTATTAAACTGTGTTGGcaattacaatatttcttatttaattaaaaaaatatatgtatttgtttttaatcatatgaATGATTTATGCCTTAAATAGTGGGTCATTATGAGTAACTAAATTAAAGtatgtaacattttaattttttcttccaTCAGAGTTCaggtttcttaatatttattgacttagcCCACCCTGCCTATGACTACCCACCCAGCAAGCATGCAGATAAATTATTTGGTGTACGTGAAAAGTGAGTGTTGTTTGTCTGCCACCCTACAATCACTAATCTCTACCGAGTTGTCTTCTTAACTTTGACCTTTAGTTATtagaaataacttaaatattgtaatatttaatcatcTACAAAATAGAAAAAGTGTCGACaaatatacgaaaataataatagataatttaactaatgacttaaatctaataaataatttatcattgcatGAATACAattaacatgataatatataggtacagttgtagaaattaagtattaataatctgatttttttttatacccaatataaaaatatttctgttatttttatttaaataaaatttaaataatctaattttatgtgaaattacctattgtaaattttattttaataaatctgaagtataaatagttatatatatagtagtatgattaatatgatgtaattttattttattcatttttacttattaaatacaattaaaaacgtaTGTTGTATTTactgcatttttttaaaaatattctttttagtGATGAATGGTGATATCTTCTATTTCCAAATagcttattactattaattccACACGAGTATCCACAACTACAGTAACTAATATAATGTCactgtaggtatatttttttataaacttaatacatgttattaaattaattgaccacttttttttgttcttttaaaataataactaaattcatttttctactagaaaaaatattgaatttgaattttttttttactataagaaGTGTCCATAGacaaatatacacacacaaacaccaCTGTAAACTAAAAGGTTAATTGtttcattcaaaatttataaGACAACAAGCAATAATGATTGTTTCATATTAGATCCTCATCATCATTATAATGgacatgaattaaaaaattatggacTGGTCATGTATGCTCAAATTTtggtaagaaaatattattagcaCTAAATTATGCAATAGTAACTTAGCAGCAGTGTTAATGctgaaaacatataaaaattaatataactatttatatatggATCATAAATAGCTTATTTCTTCAAGTTTTCCAGAAAAAACATGTCAACTACATGATGATGTagttttataactaaataaaatatatgttgtacTTTTTTCTACAAttctatttattaacttttatactaTTGGGAAGAAACTAAtaagtgtaaaattaaatagtataccgGTGCAGATGatggtattaatataaatcataaatgtacctttttaaaaatacttacataaatCATCAATAAAcatttggaataatattattactaagatAAATGGTTTTGctgtaaaagttaattttataaatataaaaaacattttaagcctgataagtttttaaaaaaattatttaatgtggtcctgtaataacactaataaagaaatatgttgattctatttataaatatttgtacttatgttgtacttaaatattagtaaattatagttgactccttatacattatacattaagaATCAAGGCTGGTCTAAGAAATGTTTTTCCCTAAACAGTACATATTCTATatgctatattttaaatttttttaatgaaactaataaaaatattcaaaaatatattattaacagatatttattattagggctgggatttgtatgtaaatacatatttttattaaaacatgataaattaattattttaaatgtaacctaacctaacctaaccgatgttgatttatttatttcaacaattAAACGAATATTTCTAAAAGCTCCAAGtagaattgaaatatttaaaaataactatccAAACATCCCACTCCCTCCAGAGCCAATAATAACAAGGTGGGGGACATGGTTACAAGCGGTAAACTAttattccaattattttaatgaaattaaaaatatattatctatgttgGATTCTGAACATGCAGCATCAATTT encodes the following:
- the LOC132927595 gene encoding protein lifeguard 1-like, yielding MDNDVGFNDRVIRKNFLCKIYGIVLCQLLIAIAFMTVATFHDPTRLFLKSYPSLRIITSIITLSILITLAFCEKLRRKSPINYIFLFVITIALSFLLAVTVSRYYPKQVLSALSLATIICFALTIFALQTKIDFTVMGSTLMVAIIILMVASIVVILYPAKLMTLIISCAGSIIYSFFLIYDTQMMVGSNHRYSITPKEYILAVLAIYIDVINIFSDIFTIIVVGD
- the LOC132927868 gene encoding actin-like protein 6B; the protein is MSAGGIYDASGNDPLVFDLGSHSIRFGFCDRNSPHSDIPAVVGTLLDGTESTERRTDRIKESLTYYANTNTLCVPREGMELKNIMLNGLIEDWDAFEYLMDYAYSKCLFTDPQFHPVVFTESPLNTKQNREKLTELMFEKYNVPGIMVCKNAAAAAFSCTIPTGIIVDSGATHTSAIPIYQGYVICNAIVSTPMGGNFIIKRCQQHFYNNKIDVIPNYLVANKQWVKPKKAPIWSRKNMLPKVTDTWHNYMCKSVLEDFQHTVLEVAEDPLDNNKITNLPTCHYEFPNGYNQEFGDERFKIPELLFCSDIKKNHLFSLSEIVHLCASLCSKEMRDELYDNIILTGGNSLIKGFPRRLHKDISMDLKCPRLKLTAPINSTARRFGAWIGGSLLATGEKFNDLWFSSGEYYERGTNKINLNHRYI